The following are encoded together in the Pedobacter steynii genome:
- a CDS encoding FecR family protein, whose protein sequence is MKYDAYAIEDFLTEESFVNYCLGAPEEDVSFWKKILKEQPELEERTRKARILFFLLAVKVDPLEKQQELDKLKLVIERTEQKSESIEEAPVRRIMSRSTWISIAAAILIGIVGYALFHKKEYGNQIQPYTVGAKSMLVKTAYNERKILTLSDGTKVTINGSTELKLDGRYNNEKRVIWLSGEAYFEVAGNKEKPFIVISGTTTTTALGTSFKINNYHNSAHTLVMLNSGKVSVGSLVDQKVVDHLQLIPGEQVAVVQDKFVKSTFNPEDIDNWANRKLVFSMASLKEIKSVLKEIYGIEVRSKNQPKKPIAFTGTFENEGLNEVLNAIGFSNHFTYTIKNDIVTLDFDKK, encoded by the coding sequence ATGAAATATGATGCTTATGCCATTGAAGACTTCTTAACAGAAGAAAGCTTCGTTAATTATTGCCTGGGTGCCCCTGAAGAAGATGTCTCTTTCTGGAAAAAAATTCTGAAAGAGCAGCCTGAGCTGGAAGAACGTACCCGTAAAGCACGGATACTTTTCTTCTTACTTGCTGTAAAAGTTGATCCTTTGGAAAAACAGCAGGAGTTAGATAAGCTTAAACTCGTGATTGAGCGTACGGAACAGAAATCTGAATCCATCGAAGAAGCGCCGGTACGAAGAATCATGAGCCGAAGTACATGGATTTCTATTGCAGCAGCAATTCTTATTGGTATTGTAGGTTATGCCTTATTCCATAAAAAAGAATACGGAAATCAAATCCAGCCTTACACGGTAGGGGCTAAAAGTATGTTGGTAAAAACGGCCTACAACGAAAGAAAGATCCTGACACTTAGCGATGGGACTAAAGTCACAATCAACGGATCTACAGAGCTTAAACTCGATGGTCGTTATAATAACGAAAAAAGAGTCATTTGGTTAAGCGGCGAAGCCTATTTTGAAGTCGCCGGTAACAAAGAAAAGCCTTTTATCGTTATTTCCGGAACAACGACAACCACGGCTTTAGGAACCTCATTTAAGATCAATAATTACCATAACAGCGCTCATACTTTAGTCATGCTTAACTCAGGAAAGGTTAGTGTAGGCTCTTTGGTAGATCAGAAAGTGGTAGATCATCTCCAGCTTATTCCAGGCGAACAGGTGGCAGTTGTTCAGGATAAATTTGTGAAATCAACATTTAATCCCGAGGACATTGATAACTGGGCAAACCGAAAACTGGTGTTTTCCATGGCTTCTTTGAAAGAGATTAAATCCGTTTTAAAAGAAATTTACGGCATTGAGGTACGAAGTAAAAACCAGCCTAAAAAGCCAATTGCCTTTACCGGAACATTTGAAAATGAAGGGCTCAATGAAGTGCTCAATGCAATCGGCTTTTCTAACCACTTTACATACACCATAAAAAATGACATTGTGACCCTCGACTTCGATAAGAAGTAA
- a CDS encoding RagB/SusD family nutrient uptake outer membrane protein, with protein MNKKYKLAVAAVLIFAVTSCKKDLALDPYNGLTSDKIVNTIEGLTAATLGTYNYIKDPYYTRNYHMLSEYASDNVSLSGTTTDALFFAYNYQHLTTQGNTENFWRKAYQAIYGTNVVIERVQPGENALRNQLLGENYFLRAMIHFDLVRFFGRPYTDDNGESLGVMIKTNTDTKELPARSKVKEVYALIVSDLLKSVELMSSDKSNIYASKEVAMALLSRVYLNMGNYDDAYNYSDKVIKSNRYLLVASGNLASYYTIAPGGPEKAETIFAIKHEVKDDRSDDSIGSMYFTAGNGYGEMYASQSYRALLDKFPADLRHAFVQPQYEKNEDGTIKKDPNGNPILLKRNGYPKYFITKYSYQDNIETLSSPVVLRLAEMYLNRAEAAAKLGKADQALADVNVIRARAGLKDNELFSSSNMMGYTNVLDVVLDERRLELSFEAQRKFDVFRNKKSMVRDYPGTHLASGQISQVIPYTDPRVIYFIPQKEMILNPNLVQNP; from the coding sequence ATGAATAAAAAATATAAATTGGCTGTAGCAGCAGTATTGATCTTTGCTGTTACTTCCTGTAAAAAAGACCTTGCTTTAGATCCTTATAATGGTTTAACGAGTGATAAAATTGTAAATACAATAGAAGGGTTAACTGCTGCTACTTTGGGAACTTACAATTACATTAAAGACCCTTATTATACACGAAATTATCACATGCTTTCTGAGTATGCGAGTGATAACGTTTCTTTGAGTGGAACCACTACTGACGCTCTTTTCTTTGCCTATAACTATCAGCACCTGACCACTCAAGGTAATACTGAAAATTTCTGGCGTAAAGCCTATCAGGCTATTTATGGTACAAACGTGGTAATAGAACGTGTCCAGCCGGGTGAAAATGCGCTTAGAAACCAATTGCTGGGTGAGAATTATTTCCTAAGGGCTATGATTCATTTCGATCTTGTTAGATTTTTTGGCCGACCTTATACTGATGATAATGGAGAGTCATTAGGAGTGATGATTAAGACAAATACCGATACAAAAGAATTGCCGGCAAGATCTAAAGTAAAAGAGGTATATGCGTTAATTGTCTCCGACTTATTAAAATCAGTAGAACTGATGAGTAGTGATAAATCAAATATTTATGCTTCAAAAGAAGTTGCCATGGCACTCCTGAGTAGGGTATACCTTAATATGGGGAATTATGATGATGCTTATAATTATTCGGATAAAGTCATCAAATCAAACCGGTACCTGTTGGTAGCATCGGGGAATCTGGCTTCTTATTATACCATAGCACCTGGAGGACCTGAAAAAGCGGAAACAATTTTTGCCATCAAGCACGAAGTTAAAGATGACCGTTCAGATGACTCAATTGGGTCGATGTATTTTACAGCTGGAAATGGTTATGGTGAGATGTATGCTTCTCAAAGTTACAGGGCATTACTGGATAAATTCCCTGCTGATTTACGCCATGCTTTTGTTCAGCCTCAATATGAAAAGAACGAAGATGGAACAATTAAAAAAGATCCAAATGGCAATCCGATTTTGCTAAAACGTAACGGATATCCAAAGTACTTCATTACCAAATATTCTTATCAGGATAATATAGAAACATTAAGTTCTCCAGTAGTACTTCGCTTAGCCGAAATGTATTTAAACAGAGCTGAGGCTGCTGCTAAATTAGGAAAAGCAGATCAGGCCCTTGCAGATGTTAATGTGATCAGGGCACGTGCTGGTTTAAAAGATAATGAGTTGTTCTCTTCCAGTAATATGATGGGATATACGAATGTTTTGGATGTTGTCTTGGACGAAAGAAGGTTGGAACTTTCGTTTGAAGCCCAGCGTAAATTTGATGTATTTAGAAATAAAAAATCTATGGTCCGGGATTATCCAGGAACACACTTGGCATCGGGACAGATTAGTCAGGTAATTCCATACACAGATCCAAGGGTAATTTATTTTATCCCTCAAAAAGAGATGATCCTGAATCCAAATCTGGTTCAGAATCCATAA